A portion of the Fulvia fulva chromosome 1, complete sequence genome contains these proteins:
- a CDS encoding Putative isoaspartyl peptidase/L-asparaginase, with translation MDYSSKPKSITPRIIVHGGAGNITRENMPQKSYEAYEHTLLSILSHANRALLLPGATALDIATYAVSLLELNPLFNAGRGAVYTTAGTHELEASVMVSNGYRKRGVGVMKVRRTKHPIKLAREMLIRGEREDGGGALGHCQLEGGTEARPSWFWTRRRWDEHRRGLGLDHGDETFEKDKRRADERAGCGSEGNAEGEELENEGEEEDYVSIADSQWDGKEYLPQGTVGAVVLDSTGTLCLPGRIGDTPTLGAGFWAERWFEAVTQSSAPSMSTPSYVLSSCLPSLFGYQRVLYTQVQEEPQVRAVAMSGTGNGDSFLRMNAVRAAAAIARYASGRSSSSRSSKSSVSLQQAVTAVAGPEGQLQRSAEDRWHKTGEGEGGIIGIEVVDGKGKIVYDFNCGGMFHAWVDDDGKERFELFQTGPRPPPYA, from the exons ATGGACTACTCCTCCAAGCCCAAATCCATCACCCCGCGCATCATTGTCCACGGCGGGGCAGGCAACATCACGAGAGAGAACATGCCCCAAAAGTCCTACGAGGCCTACGAGCACACCCTACTCTCCATTCTCTCCCACGCTAACCGTGCCCTGCTTCTACCCGGCGCCACAGCGCTTGACATCGCAACGTACGCCGTCTCCCTCCTCGAACTCAATCCGCTCTTTAACGCTGGCCGCGGAGCAGTCTACACGACAGCCGGGACCCACGAACTTGAAGCTTCCGTCATGGTATCGAATGGATATCGCAAGAGAGGTGTCGGCGTCATGAAAGTACGGAGGACGAAACATCCCATCAAGCTGGCGAGGGAGATGTTGATTAGAGGAGAGCGCGAGGATGGAGGTGGAGCGTTGGGGCACTGTCAGTTGGAGGGGGGGACC GAAGCTCGGCCGAGTTGGTTTTGGACGAGAAGGAGGTGGGATGAACATCGAAGAGGACTGGGGTTAGATCATGGAGATGAGACTTTTGAGAAAGACAAGAGGAGGGCTGATGAGAGGGCAGGATGTGGCAGTGAGGGCAACGCAGAGGGAGAAGAGCTGGAGAACGAGGGGGAGGAGGAAGACTATGTCAGCATTGCGGATTCGCAGTGGGACGGGAAGGAGTATCTACCTCAAGGAACCGTTGGAGCCGTGGTGTTGGACAGCACGGGCACACTCTGC CTGCCCGGCAGGATAGGTGACACGCCAACCCTCGGCGCGGGTTTCTGGGCGGAGAGATGGTTCGAGGCAGTGACGCAGTCTTCAGCTCCATCAATGTCAACACCATCGTACGTTCTCTCAAGTTGTCTCCCGAGCTTGTTCGGCTACCAGAGAGTACTATACACTCAAGTCCAAGAAGAGCCCCAAGTCCGCGCAGTGGCCATGTCAGGAACAGGCAACGGCGACAGCTTCCTTCGCATGAATGCCGTTCGAGCAGCCGCAGCAATAGCACGCTACGCTTCAGGTCGCAGCTCTTCAAGTCGCAGTAGCAAGAGTAGTGTGTCTCTACAGCAAGCAGTCACAGCCGTTGCCGGTCCCGAGGGACAACTCCAACGCTCAGCAGAGGACCGCTGGCACAAGACTGGAGAAGGCGAAGGCGGTATCATCGGCATAGAAGTCGTCGATGGTAAGGGCAAGATTGTCTACGACTTCAACTGTGGCGGCATGTTTCACGCCTGGGTGGATGATGATGGGAAAGAAAGGTTCGAGCTCTTTCAGACCGGTCCAAGACCGCCGCCGTACGCGTGA
- a CDS encoding Alcohol dehydrogenase 2: MTDVEIPKTGKAGVVVNEGPDFHVEVQDVEVPEPGAGELLLRLNCTGLCMSDVHFMMNDWAVPPMSQFGTKCAGHEGAGVVVKVGNNVQGWNVGDRAGIKPIWDVCHNCEQCWTGRENYCLKGVHTGLMAEGSYRQYVRSPALYTSRIPDGVPDEVAAPIMCSASTMHRALVDSGLKPGNWVVFPGGGGGVGIQGVQLAKAMGMRPIVVDGGAAKQKLSKELGAEEFVDFTEHKDPAGRVKEITDGVGAHGVLVTAYQAYKDAFSYLGDRVGGTIMCIALPPAGQVVLGTDPSFFVLKNVRVIGTLVGTMQDTAAALEYARRGLLKGISEVRGLSRWDESVQALRNGQVAGRVVIDFNKDVDSDDASSLHSTPSLRPAPLGIFKTDVDSHFRLGSQAHAPAPAPAPVQAQQTEERLDEPSSASPESPPPFHSHNFPARYFPKPCDADPYSALVTASCASESLTATAPLEPPAPPFEETEGSPGASTVVAETKAALSRDTKDGQSSKDLDDGEPPPPYTEGSSPLDGFTYVMAAAGGGASIITQVQQGGPAPINTALSGGSDENITLELRGTRFTLSRDELLTLPEFVLLSLFPNGLLPDGHMNSYHDGDVYPVDVRHTQKPRAIAQVQPQNTVTVNDIQKVMSNSDVYLSDIVYFSQYDPMSLQYMLEFFRHVAQTIPQTSEESNPTSDPLAPSTMPIEPMAGNARDMLQDRAGIIVLREDLDFYAIPPRKDIEQMEMINIKRAASRALLKQDGIFSGLRKSEEPGTTEQHLIEMLTAGGFNHEDTWGHRAAEPQKAVICSIALARLRTDIKGDTAGAANAVGMAQKLLLFWRKPARRCWWEGVELDNVEGVEGNLKVWIRRVWTLEMSVIGLR, from the exons ATGACTGATGTCGAGATCCCAAAGACTGGCAAGGCTGGAGTTGTCGTAAATGAAGGGCCAGATTTCCACGTTGAGGTGCAGGATGTGGAGGTTCCAGAGCCAG GTGCTGGCGAGCTACTTCTCAGGCTGAACTGCACTGGGCTGTGCATGTCAGATGTCCA TTTCATGATGAACGACTGGGCGGTGCCACCAATGTCTCAATTCGGCACCAAGTGTGCGGGTCACGAAGGTGCAGGCGTAGTTGTGAAAGTCGGGAACAATGTCCAGGGCTGGAATGTCGGTGATCGAGCTGGCATCAAGCCGATATGGGACGTGTGCCACAACTGCGAACAATGCTGGACCGGTAGA GAGAACTACTGTCTAAAGGGAGTTCACACAGGCTTGATGGCGGAAGGATCCTATCGACAGTATGTGAGGTCTCCTGCTTTGTACACTTCAAGGATTCCAGATGGCGTGCCAGACGAGGTGGCAGCGCCGATCATGTGTTCTGCAAGCACCATGCATCGTGCACTGGTCGACTCCGGGTTGAAGCCAGGCAACTGGGTTGTATTCCCTGGCGGGGGTGGCGGCGTTGGTATCCAGGGAGTGCAATTAGCAAA AGCCATGGGCATGCGGCCGATTGTTGTCGATGGCGGAGCTGCGAAGCAGAAGCTGTCGAAAGAGCTTGGAGCTGAGGAATTCGTCGATTTTACCGAACACAAAGATCCAGCAGGGCGGGTGAAGGAGATCACAGATGGCGTAGGCGCGCACGGTGTGCTGGTGACGGCGTATCAAGCGTACAAGGACGCGTTCAGCTACCTTGGGGATCGCGTTGGCGGCACTATCATGTGCATCGCTTTACCTCCAGCCGGGCAGGTCGTGCTCGGCACCGACCCCAGCTTCTTTGTGCTCAAGAACGTGAGAGTGATTG GCACGCTCGTCGGCACCATGCAGGACACGGCGGCAGCGCTGGAGTATGCTCGCCGTGGTCTGCTAAAGGGCATCTCCGAAGTCAGAGGTCTTTCGCGCTGGGATGAGTCTGTCCAGGCTCTCAGGAACGGACAGGTCGCCGGACGCGTTGTCATCGATTTTAACAAGGA CGTGGATTCAGACGACGCCTCCTCCTTGCACTCCACCCCTTCTCTCCGCCCCGCCCCTCTCGGCATCTTCAAGACCGACGTCGACTCGCACTTCCGGCTGGGCTCACAGGCACACGCACCCGCACCCGCACCCGCACCCGTACAGGCACAGCAGACCGAGGAGCGCCTGGACGAGCCGTCCTCAGCGTCGCCGGAATCCCCTCCTCCCTTCCATTCCCACAACTTTCCCGCGCGATACTTTCCCAAGCCCTGCGACGCCGACCCGTACAGCGCGCTCGTCACCGCCAGCTGCGCGTCGGAATCGCTCACCGCGACTGCCCCCCTCGAACCTCCAGCACCACCGTTTGAAGAGACAGAAGGCTCCCCAGGAGCTTCTACAGTCGTTGCAGAGACCAAGGCTGCGCTATCACGCGACACCAAGGACGGCCAGTCTAGCAAGGATCTAGACGACGGAGAGCCACCACCACCATATACAGAAGGCTCAAGTCCGCTCGACGGCTTCACATACGTCATGGCGGCTGCAGGAGGAGGAGCGAGCATTATCACACAAGTCCAGCAGGGCGGACCAGCTCCCATAAACACTGCGCTCAGCGGAG GCTCGGATGAGAACATCACCTTGGAGCTTCG AGGCACACGATTCACTCTTTCCCGCGATGAGCTTCTGACGCTACCAGAGTTCGTCCTGTTGTCGCTGTTCCCCAACGGTCTGCTCCCAGATGGCCACATGAACAGCTACCACGATGGCGACGTCTACCCAGTCGACGTAAGGCACACCCAGAAACCTCGCGCTATTGCGCAGGTACAACCCCAAAACACAGTCACTGTCAATGACATACAAAAAGTCATGTCCAACTCTGATGTATATTTATCTGACATTGTCTATTTCTCGCAGTACGATCCGATGTCGTTGCAATACATGCTGGAGTTCTTCCGCCATGTTGCACAAACCATACCGCAAACATCTGAAGAGTCGAATCCCACCAGCGACCCGCTTGCACCAAGCACTATGCCGATCGAGCCCATGGCTGGCAATGCGAGAGATATGCTGCAGGACAGAGCAGGCATCATTGTCTTGCGAGAGGATCTCGACTTCTACGCCATTCCACCGCGTAAGGACATTGAGCAAATGGAGATGATCAATATCAAGCGTGCCGCAAGCCGGGCACTACTTAAGCAGGACGGCATCTTCTCTGGCCTGCGCAAGAGCGAGGAACCTGGTACGACGGAACAGCATCTGATTGAGATGCTTACCGCAGG CGGCTTCAATCACGAAGACACATGGGGTCACAGAGCTGCAGAGCCACAAAAAGCCGTCATCTGCTCTATAGCGTTGGCACGCCTGCGCACTGACATCAAGGGTGACACTGCTGGCGCTGCCAATGCTGTTGGTATGGCACAGAAGCTGCTACTCTTCTGGCGGAAACCTGCGAGGAGATGTTGGTGGGAAGGCGTGGAGCTGGACAACGTTGAGGGCGTCGAAGGAAATCTCAAAGTGTGGATTCGAAGAGTTTGGACGTTGGAGATG AGCGTCATTGGACTGCGCTAG